One part of the Helicobacter cetorum MIT 99-5656 genome encodes these proteins:
- a CDS encoding motility associated factor glycosyltransferase family protein, protein MNIYQKNLQALLRRDPLLYQQLNAIKENKKYEVFLGNDSANFNLIDKEHNIPLFLGNPLEECLEQYKNFEPYMLYAYLYYFGLGNGVFYRLLLGNENLKRLVVIEPEMEIIFIVLNLLDFSTEILENRLILLHSSFCNYNMVASLFDMDKKSRLYARMYDLRLFNAYYERYSKEILEINAHFTHALEHSAISVGNDAKDALIGIKQHATNLPEVIKSPSLVDFVNALKNRDTAIIVSTGPSLNKQLPLLKEIAPYATLFCIDASFPILAKAGIKPDIVVSLERVDLTAKFYEETPLDFQEGVVFALTSIVHKRLSNAIKKGVKQFSFRPFGYTNLFNLHQYGYVGIGMSAANMAYELVVHSRFKKCVFIGQDLSFSESGNSHANGAIYGDNEIKPKSDKDKIFIEKYGGNGQVETTLVWKLFLEFFEKDIFNTPYKLEVINATEGGARIKGTKEMPFKEVCEKIDKSKPKPPINLSYPTKREQAKNLKIAREKCEEIIEYANEQKKKIEEVFLKVAEFLEKVEKLNNENKLEELDFKELENLSVEIDNIKELFDDRQFNSYFMDAIQSYIFHQELHIAEIVCKKTNNEDELRAKQLEYIYAHKYWLFSLAGGIDCVIEAIKMALKEW, encoded by the coding sequence ATGAATATTTATCAAAAAAACTTACAAGCTCTCTTAAGAAGAGACCCCCTTTTATACCAACAACTTAACGCTATCAAGGAAAACAAAAAATACGAAGTGTTTTTAGGAAATGATAGTGCGAATTTCAATCTCATAGACAAAGAACATAACATACCCTTATTTCTAGGAAACCCTTTAGAAGAGTGCTTAGAGCAATATAAAAATTTTGAGCCTTACATGCTCTATGCTTATTTATATTATTTTGGTTTGGGTAATGGCGTGTTTTATCGCTTGCTTTTAGGTAATGAAAATTTAAAACGCTTGGTTGTCATTGAACCTGAAATGGAGATTATTTTCATTGTCTTAAATCTCTTAGATTTTTCAACTGAGATTTTAGAAAATCGCCTTATACTCTTACATAGTAGTTTTTGCAATTACAACATGGTAGCGTCCTTATTTGATATGGATAAAAAGTCTCGTTTATATGCAAGAATGTATGATTTACGCCTTTTTAATGCCTACTATGAGCGTTATTCCAAAGAGATTTTAGAAATTAACGCTCATTTTACGCATGCTTTAGAGCATAGTGCCATTAGTGTAGGCAATGACGCTAAAGACGCTCTAATAGGTATCAAACAGCATGCTACTAATCTGCCTGAAGTGATTAAAAGCCCTAGTTTAGTAGATTTTGTCAATGCTTTAAAAAATAGAGACACGGCCATTATTGTCTCAACTGGGCCAAGCCTTAACAAGCAACTCCCCCTTTTAAAAGAAATCGCCCCTTATGCAACGCTCTTTTGTATAGACGCATCTTTTCCTATTCTAGCCAAAGCTGGCATTAAGCCTGATATTGTGGTGTCTTTAGAAAGAGTGGATTTAACGGCAAAATTCTACGAAGAAACGCCCCTAGATTTTCAAGAAGGCGTTGTTTTTGCCCTTACTTCCATTGTGCATAAACGCCTGAGTAATGCTATTAAAAAGGGTGTCAAACAATTTAGTTTTCGTCCCTTTGGATATACAAATCTTTTTAACTTGCATCAATATGGTTATGTAGGTATAGGCATGAGTGCGGCAAATATGGCGTATGAATTAGTGGTGCATTCACGCTTTAAAAAATGCGTGTTTATCGGGCAAGATTTGAGCTTTTCAGAAAGTGGCAATAGCCATGCAAATGGAGCCATTTATGGCGATAATGAGATTAAACCCAAAAGCGATAAAGACAAGATTTTTATAGAAAAATATGGGGGTAATGGGCAAGTAGAGACCACTTTAGTGTGGAAACTTTTCTTAGAATTTTTTGAAAAAGATATTTTTAACACGCCCTATAAACTAGAAGTCATTAATGCGACTGAAGGGGGGGCTAGAATTAAAGGCACTAAAGAAATGCCCTTTAAAGAAGTGTGTGAAAAAATAGATAAATCTAAGCCAAAGCCCCCTATAAATCTTAGCTATCCTACCAAAAGAGAGCAAGCTAAAAATTTAAAAATAGCTAGGGAAAAATGCGAAGAAATCATTGAATATGCCAACGAGCAAAAGAAAAAAATTGAAGAAGTATTTTTAAAGGTAGCAGAGTTTTTAGAAAAAGTAGAAAAGCTTAATAATGAGAACAAATTAGAAGAACTAGATTTTAAAGAATTAGAAAATTTAAGCGTTGAAATTGATAATATCAAAGAGCTTTTTGATGACAGACAATTTAATTCGTATTTTATGGATGCGATACAATCCTATATCTTTCATCAAGAATTGCATATCGCAGAAATTGTGTGTAAAAAAACGAATAACGAAGATGAATTAAGGGCTAAGCAATTAGAATATATTTATGCTCATAAATATTGGCTTTTTAGTTTGGCAGGCGGAATTGATTGTGTGATAGAAGCCATTAAAATGGCGTTAAAAGAGTGGTAA
- a CDS encoding flagellin B → MSFRINTNIAALTSHAVGVQNNRDLSSSLEKLSSGLRINKAADDASGMAIADSLRSQSANLGQAIRNANDAIGMVQTADKAMDEQIKILDTIKTKAVQAAQDGQTLESRKALQSDIQRLLEELDNIANTTSFNGQQMLSGSFSNKEFQIGAYSNTTIKASIGSTSSDKIGHVRIETSSFDGEGMLASAAAQNLTEVGLNFKQVNGVNDYKIETVRISTSAGTGIGALSEIINRFSNTLGVRASYNVMATGGTPVQSGTVRELTINGVEIGTVNDVHKNDADGRLTNAINSVKDRTGVEASLDIEGRINLRSIDGRAISVHAASASGQVFGGGNFAGISGFEHAVIGRLTLTRTDARDIIISGVNFSHVGLHSAQGVAEYTVNLRAVRGIFDANIASAAGANANGAQAETNSQGIGAGVTSLKGAMIVMDMADSARIQLDKIRSDMGSVQMELVTTINNISVTQVNVKAAESQIRDVDFAEESASFSKYNILAQSGSFAMAQANAVQQNVLRLLQ, encoded by the coding sequence ATGAGTTTTAGGATTAATACCAATATCGCCGCTTTAACTTCTCATGCGGTAGGGGTTCAAAATAATAGAGACCTTTCAAGTTCGCTTGAAAAGTTAAGCTCAGGGCTTAGAATCAATAAAGCCGCTGATGATGCTTCTGGCATGGCGATTGCAGATAGCCTAAGAAGTCAAAGTGCGAATTTGGGTCAAGCAATTCGTAACGCTAATGACGCTATTGGTATGGTTCAAACCGCTGATAAAGCGATGGATGAGCAAATCAAAATCTTAGACACCATTAAGACAAAAGCGGTTCAAGCCGCTCAGGACGGACAAACTTTAGAAAGTAGAAAGGCGTTGCAAAGCGATATTCAAAGATTATTAGAAGAATTAGACAATATCGCTAACACCACAAGCTTTAATGGGCAACAAATGCTTTCAGGAAGCTTCTCTAACAAAGAGTTTCAAATCGGTGCGTATTCTAACACCACGATTAAAGCTAGTATCGGCTCAACCAGTTCTGATAAAATTGGGCATGTGCGTATTGAAACTTCTTCTTTTGATGGCGAAGGCATGTTGGCTAGTGCAGCGGCACAAAATCTCACTGAAGTGGGCTTGAATTTCAAACAAGTCAATGGTGTGAATGATTATAAGATTGAAACCGTTCGCATTTCTACTAGTGCTGGCACAGGTATTGGAGCTTTGAGTGAGATTATCAATCGCTTTTCTAACACTCTAGGGGTTAGAGCTTCTTATAATGTTATGGCAACTGGTGGCACACCAGTGCAATCAGGAACCGTGAGAGAGCTAACTATCAATGGTGTAGAAATTGGAACGGTTAATGATGTGCATAAAAATGATGCTGATGGGCGTTTGACTAATGCCATTAACTCAGTCAAAGACAGAACCGGCGTTGAAGCGAGCTTAGATATTGAAGGGCGTATCAATTTACGCTCTATTGATGGGCGTGCGATTTCTGTGCATGCTGCAAGTGCGAGTGGACAAGTTTTTGGTGGGGGGAATTTTGCAGGGATTTCTGGGTTTGAGCATGCAGTTATTGGGCGTTTAACTCTCACAAGAACCGATGCGAGAGATATTATCATTAGCGGTGTGAATTTTAGCCATGTAGGCTTGCATTCAGCTCAAGGGGTAGCAGAATACACCGTGAATTTAAGGGCGGTTAGGGGCATTTTTGATGCCAATATTGCTTCAGCGGCTGGTGCGAACGCTAATGGTGCACAGGCTGAGACTAATTCTCAAGGCATAGGCGCTGGGGTAACAAGTCTTAAGGGTGCGATGATTGTTATGGATATGGCGGATTCTGCTCGCATTCAATTAGATAAAATCCGCTCCGATATGGGTTCAGTGCAAATGGAATTAGTAACAACTATCAATAACATTTCTGTAACTCAAGTCAATGTTAAAGCGGCTGAATCTCAAATTAGAGATGTAGACTTTGCTGAAGAGAGTGCAAGCTTTTCTAAATACAATATTTTGGCACAAAGCGGAAGCTTTGCTATGGCACAAGCTAATGCGGTGCAACAAAATGTCTTAAGACTTTTACAATAA
- a CDS encoding class II aldolase and adducin N-terminal domain-containing protein has product MLGMNTHTRGIDNELIHSLKNISLSMFRKGFFGLYQGSISARIGTNQFIINKKSAVFDQLDESTLLVLHDKIDYRWKEASLDSPIHASVYKEFLDAKFIAYARPPYSLAYSLRHNRLLPRDYLGYRSLGEEINIFNPKDYDSWQERADTEILRQLQESKKYFVFIKGCGIFAYHRELYKLMEFFDLIENSCKVLRLGDLMDCCYNDDPRFSV; this is encoded by the coding sequence ATGCTAGGCATGAACACGCATACTAGAGGTATTGATAACGAACTCATTCATTCGCTTAAAAACATTTCACTATCTATGTTTAGAAAGGGCTTCTTTGGGCTTTATCAAGGCTCTATATCCGCACGAATCGGCACCAACCAATTTATCATCAATAAAAAATCCGCCGTTTTTGACCAATTAGATGAAAGCACTTTGCTAGTTCTGCATGACAAAATAGATTATCGCTGGAAAGAAGCGAGCCTAGATTCGCCCATTCATGCAAGCGTGTATAAAGAGTTTTTAGACGCTAAATTCATCGCCTACGCCCGCCCACCCTACAGCCTAGCCTACTCTCTACGCCATAATAGACTACTCCCTAGAGATTATTTGGGGTATCGTTCGCTTGGCGAAGAAATCAACATTTTTAACCCCAAAGATTATGATAGTTGGCAAGAAAGGGCTGACACAGAGATTTTACGCCAATTGCAAGAAAGTAAAAAATATTTTGTTTTTATTAAGGGGTGTGGCATCTTTGCGTATCATAGGGAATTGTATAAACTTATGGAATTTTTTGACTTGATTGAAAATTCATGCAAAGTTTTACGATTAGGTGATTTAATGGATTGTTGCTATAATGATGACCCACGATTCAGTGTATAA